A genomic segment from Nicotiana sylvestris chromosome 1, ASM39365v2, whole genome shotgun sequence encodes:
- the LOC104235161 gene encoding basic form of pathogenesis-related protein 1-like: MGYSTTLVACFITFAILFPSSQAQNSPQDYLNAHNAARRRVGVGPMTWDNRVAAFAQNYANQRAGDCRMQHSGGPYGENLAAAFPQLNAAGAVKMWVDEKQFYDYNSNSCAAGKVCGHYTQVVWRNSVRLGCARVRCNNGWYFITCNYDPPGNWRGQRPYGDLAEQQPFDSKLELPTDV, from the coding sequence ATGGGATACTCCACAACATTAGTTGCTTGTTTCATTACTTTTGCTATATTATTTCCCTCATCTCAAGCTCAAAATTCTCCCCAAGATTATCTTAACGCTCATAATGCAGCACGTAGACGAGTTGGTGTTGGTCCCATGACATGGGACAATCGGGTAGCGGCCTTTGCCCAAAATTATGCAAATCAGAGAGCTGGGGACTGCAGGATGCAGCACTCCGGTGGCCCTTACGGCGAAAACCTAGCCGCCGCCTTCCCTCAACTCAACGCCGCTGGTGCCGTAAAAATGTGGGTTGATGAGAAGCAATTTTACGATTATAATTCAAATTCTTGTGCAGCGGGAAAAGTGTGTGGACACTACACTCAGGTGGTGTGGCGTAACTCAGTACGTCTTGGTTGTGCTAGGGTCAGGTGCAACAATGGTTGGTATTTTATAACATGCAATTATGATCCACCAGGTAATTGGAGAGGACAACGTCCCTACGGTGATCTTGCAGAGCAACAGCCCTTTGATTCCAAGTTGGAACTTCCAACTGatgtataa
- the LOC104235162 gene encoding pathogenesis-related leaf protein 6-like — protein sequence MAISNASFSTLLICFIILAFAFPSHAQNSQTDYLNAHNSARTQVGVSAITWDITLANYAQNYANQRIGDCNLVHSNGPYGENLAKGSGSFTGAAAVNMWVAEKPYYDYTNNCCTTGNQCLHYTQVVWSNSVRVGCARAQCSNGWWFVICSYDPPGNVVGQRPY from the coding sequence ATGGCAATATCCAATGCTTCTTTTTCCACTCTTCTAATTTGTTTCATAATCTTGGCCTTTGCTTTTCCTTCTCATGCCCAAAATTCCCAAACAGACTACCTCAATGCTCATAATTCTGCTCGAACTCAAGTTGGTGTTAGTGCAATAACATGGGACATTACTCTTGCAAATTACGCACAAAATTATGCTAATCAAAGAATTGGCGATTGCAATCTCGTCCACTCTAATGGTCCTTATGGTGAAAATCTTGCCAAGGGTTCTGGTTCTTTCACCGGCGCAGCTGCTGTTAATATGTGGGTAGCAGAGAAACCCTACTATGACTATACTAACAATTGTTGCACTACTGGAAACCAGTGTCTGCATTATACTCAGGTGGTTTGGAGTAACTCGGTTCGAGTTGGTTGTGCTAGGGCTCAGTGCAGTAATGGATGGTGGTTCGTTATTTGCAGCTATGATCCTCCTGGCAACGTCGTTGGTCAACGTCCTTACTAA